A region of the Hydra vulgaris chromosome 12, alternate assembly HydraT2T_AEP genome:
cctttattaattttttagggttTGGAACTTTTTTGGCTTGGTTTGATCCTACAGAtacaaagtatttattaaattcggAAGCAATTTTTTAGTACCTACAAATGATTGTATTCGTTCTAAtgagttatctttttttaaagaatttgaaaaaatctttaaatctaAAAACAGGTGAAACTAATGAAATAATTAGTGCTATGAACTGTTCCAAGATATCctgtttgaagtttttaaagcatCGAATAATCAAGGAGTTTTTGCTGATTAATTAAAGATCCAATCCAAGTTGACAGAActaatattagtaattatttcCGACGTATCAACATTTTcgaaaaattttagaaaaagtagtGCTGtcatgataaaataataatgatctTCTGTTTGATAcgtttgtttgtattttttaagttttattttgacttttaattTATGAGCTCATTATTATACATATCgtaaaggtttttattatgtattaatatgtacaaaaaaatgtataaaataaacattatttatataacgtTTTAAGAGtgggacattttttttttagagaattcTCCGTATAAcgaatacattttaaagttacaGATCAAAGTATTGTTTAGAGCTAGTTTTTTGCACAAGTtcaatattctttatttaaaatatatttagggaacgtccataaattacgcaattctagatttattattattattttttaaatatatttatttgccttcaataaaaaagtacagaatagcttttattacaaatataatggGCAGGACTTTCAGAAGATCATACGAttttatcatgaagcccttcaCAATATCTTAatcttctatatatataaagagcaatgtgtgtgtgtgtgtttgtttgtttgtttgttctcTATAGAAATCCAAACCGCCGGACCGATCTCGATGAAATTTGGCATGGGGGTAGTCCTCGAGGGGGAGAAGGTTCTTAGCTGGGTTTGACCCCGTACCCCGACCCCCGGGGTCAAGGGGGCTAAAAAATGGGCCCCCCTGACCCCGGGGTCAGGGGGGACCATTTTTTGGGCCCATTTTTGGGCCCATTTTTGTGTACAGATATCAGGTAAGCCAGTTTAAATATTGGCCCAGGCAACGCCGGGTAACTCCAGCTAGtcatatataataacaataataataataaaaatcaagttaaccaataaaaataaatcaacataaactatttataactgtgcatttaaaatataaatatactggataaagtatataaaataaatgaactaaaaacaagaaaaaatattttctgttgaaaagaaaacctttttttaattttcgtttGAAATAAGCTGAAGTCCATTTCAAAGATAAATCAAAATTAGGCAAAACTATTTCATTCAATAAATAAGAACCGCGAAGTAAATAGTTGTTCAAGTATTTGTAGAATCGATCCATTACGACGATTTTATTATGGGTTTTACattataaaggtttataaatatatcaggagataaatgatttttacatttaagcataaattataaacatttaattcgTATGCATCTAAGGCTTTCATTTCTCTCAGAAgtggttttgaatttgaaaaaacgatttacaaaattaattaagcgagctgcgtgtttctgatactgataaagaggtttaagttttattttgtgcGCGCTGCCccatacaatatttgcataattcaaATGGCAGTGGGCAAACAAATagtatagttgttttaattgttgtatATTTAACATATGTCAAGCTTTATACCGTAACATGGAGCTACGATTTATTTTGctctattcaaaaaaaaaatttaatcttttttttattcaaaaaaattttaatcttttttttattttgagctaattaatttataaaatagattaaaaacagatgcagttttaagtttttcaaaaagcgGCCTAATGTTACCCTGGGTTGGTGTTTCTTTAAGCCATGTATGCTTGGTATGCTGTTTAGTTTCATTTACATTcaaattacttaattaaattcataattttaagACTAATACttacttaaaatttacttaaggAAATATATCctaattgttaaaacaaatgTCCTTTGATCTATATAAAGAcacaaaaaaaatggaaaaaactttgtatgttgtattaaatatttttttttttgttctgtaataacaataaacaataaattggTAGATAGGTATTtactctatataaatatttaatgtttaaaaataattgtttcagTCAGATTTGAAGGCACGTAGCTTACACTTATATTCACTGTTAGATGTTGTACTTGAGATAtcacatttaacttttttgtttgtttttttttaacttttttttctgggaCGCTTTTAGGGTATTTTTGACTGGTATAACATCTGATTCTTCTGAGTCAGGACAAATTCTTTTTCCTGGTGGAATATTTAACCTTTTTATTGTCATTCAAATGACTGATaaatgctttagaaataagACTTAGATCAACAGATGATCGATCCTGCAGTGGCAGGCGATTAATAAGAGATTATTTATCACAAGGAAAAATTCTACACTTAGCAAAATTTGATATCAAATTTTCACTAGGTGTCTTTTATTAGTTCCAGAAGTTATTTTAGAAGTGATGGAAAGTGTCCTTTTGGAAGTGTTGTGGATTTTTTACCTGCAGGTGATTATTCCCACAAAGTCAAAATGATTTTTCACTTACTTTTTAGTGGCCTAAAATAGGCTAAATCTAGAGGCTGTGTCAAATGCGAAGAGTAAGgtaaacaaatatatactatgttattttctttacagagttttaaaaatttttgtctgATATGTGATGACAAATTATCCccaataagaactttttttctggTCTGTTTTTCCGATATAGGAAGCAGGCGAGCAGTAAACCACTCCTCAAATGTGACACTACCTAACCATCCATGTTCTGTGCGATTGTACCTAGTTCCATGGGGACCATTTTTAGTCCACGTGGACCCCAGATTTTCTGATTTGTAAATAGCATAAGGTGGTATTGTACATCCAGCAGCATTGCCACAAAATATGACTGAAATTTTGGACTTTGATGAGTTTATTACTCTTTCAGGGTATTTACAACCTTTACGACATACAACTTTTTTGCATCCTGGGTcatcacttaggtttatttcatcttagttgtatatattttctacCGGCacttttgtgtgtgtgtgtgtgtgtgtatctTGAGTTGGCAAAAAACACATACGACCCCTCCGCCTCCCCAACGAGAGACTTCTTCAGGACGGCCCTGACAATAACCACCCTGAATAATAGAAGCGAAAAGCAGTAGCATCGCTACAAATATGCCCGGCTGCTTTACGGTAAATTTTAATCAGAGCCACTAGCTTATTTCCTccagacaaaaaaattaataataaacaaataaataaaaaaaaaaacctttacaaagcttttttgaaaaaaatctttttttctaaaaagttataGGCCccaactttaaagaaaaacaaaatattagagaaaaaaaaaagattcaaaaaagtGGAGTTCTCCAGTTGgctctgaaaacaattttaagatgtacttttattaaatttacacaaaTGCTAGAAGTTTCTGAGCTCTAGCTAATCTGGAAAGTAGTCTggaacgttttaaaaaaaaaaagtacaagtttATTCTAAAGcactattttaattaaataaggttttgtttttctaatcgTCTTTGTGCGGGTTGGACACCAtcgcaaaatataaaatatcacaattaacaaataaattaacagATATTACTTCAATTCTTGAAAATTCTGGTATAAacatttctgaattaaaaaacgAGAAAATAAAGCTGCAAAAAAAGTGAgtcgtttaaaaattattttgcaaaattaaatcaaCTATGTTAATGACTACAATATCAAAGATGTTATAAGTTTAGAGAAGGAAGTTGTTTCATCATATATTAagacaaacattttaaagaagAGAATCAAGAACTTCAAAAATTGGTTTCTTTGTTGGATGATGAGGAAGTAATAACAGTTAAAGATGGCAGGTACAGTGATGACATTTGAGAAACTCATGAAACTTCTATCAATGAACGTGAGTATGAATAGTGTCAACGAAGTCATAAAAGTAGTATTAAACAAACTAGCAAAAAAGAACATATCTAGACTACCATCAGCTGCTGTAAAATGTAGGTTAATGCAGGAAGCTTTGATTTTAGGTCAATTTCAAGTTGCAGTAGCAAtgcttgaaaataatttgacaaataaaaactctaatatAGTCAATTGTTTGCATGTTGATGGTACTCAGAAATACTATAAGCATTATCAAAACTTTCAAGTTACTACAACTAGTGGGAAAACTTTATCATTTGGTTTGTCAGAAATGGTTGGCAAAGATGCAGCAACTGTCTTGCAAACCTTTACTAACATAGTAGATGACATTTGTGATGTTGTTAGCAACTCATCtactgaaaaagaaattaattttgctAAATTAATAACATCGATTAAATTAACAATGTCTGATCTTTCTTCtgttaatattctttttaactcacagttaaaaatattaggagaaaaaattttgcCGATTGCAATTAATAACTGGGATTTGCTTTCTCCAAATGTCAAAGACAATATAAAGGaaatcagtaattttttttgtaaattccaTTTGCTTGCTAATTTTGCATCTGAAACTGATAAGgttttgaattcttttgaaaaaattctgcttcaaaatgattttgaaactgttttttcttttagtggTAAAGAATGTGGTCCAGTAAGGTTAGTTCGTACCACATGTAAGGCATTTCATTCAAGGGGTAGTGAGGAAGCTGGTGTTGCATCATGGTTTAATTCTTTTcgataaatctttttttgttccATTTATTGGAAAgtcgttttaacattttatattacaatGCAGCTGCCCTATACTATCATTAGGATGTTATAACAGAATTTCTTAATGCTTGGCCTAAccctaataatttattaaaaacgaTTAAAGAAGATATATCAAATCTTGTATTCATAGCTGAAGTTCATGCATTAAGTATTATTGACAAATTACTTACTGGTCCAATGTGGCGAACTCTCGAATCActtttttgcttgaaaattaGACTTTCGTCTCTTTGTATGGGCGCAATTTCTTTATTGTTTGctaatggaaaaatttttgAGGATACCAATCTTCTTCATCAAGATGAGGTTTATACCAAACTGTTTGAATGCACTCAAAATGATAAGTTTGATTCTTTAACTGTGCAATCACTTGAAATTATTTTCCATGCAATTCTTGTTATTTTGAAGCGTCTGTGTGCTGATCAGTTACCATATTGGAATCCATCTATATCAGTTTCTGAATCTGCTTCTAACAAACTAACAAAGCATCAGAAAGTGACTTTGCTATTTTGGATTTAATGGTTCGCACAAAACCCAATGCAAATGTTCAAACTATCCAGGCTTTGACAATGCGGTCTCAGAACCAAACATTAGAATGgctaaataataaaacagatgaagaaagaaaacaattacttgaatattcaaaaattaaaataacaataatgaaaaacaaatacGATGAAAGAAAAGAAGCTCTTAAAAAGATAAAGCTATGCACCTTCTAGCaaagcaagaagaaaaaaatagacaagaaattaaacagcaacaaaaaaaagttgcagcttgtaatgatttaataaatttgaatgtaAGAACATGGATATCATTTGAGGGAGCAGAGGAAACAGTTTGCAATATAGAAGAGCCATTAAAGACAAAAGTGCTCCTTTCTCACCTAAATTTTTATAGCGTAATCTTAGGTGTcgaatttgataaaaaaaacttttttgtaaaacaaggATAGAAGGTAGCAAAAGAATAAACTTGTCTTGCGAGGaattatatcaaaatcttcTAATTGTCATTCGAGCAAATTTAACACCAAACAAACAATCTTTAAGTAGTATAAGTAATAACTTAAAgccataaattaataaattaattaatggaaaaaattcaGGATGCAAgactaaacaaattaaaagagcaacaaaaaaaaacatttcttatcaAAGTTTATTAACAACCCATCTGATTTTGTTGGTTTTTCTATACAACATCATGTTAGGAAGATGATTCTCTTGAAGTATCTTGGGAACGTGTGCAAGTGGTACAAATTAATCAATTAAAGGGTAGACAAACTACATACCTTGTTAAGTATGATAACGAACCTGATGGAGTATGGTCATCacctttattaattgattttgaaaaaggttATCTTATTTTCTGTAGCTAGGATTGTGAGGTAATTTTATTtcacataaatttataaatatgttatagtataaatttatcttattttttttattattatgttatttgtttttactgcGTTTGAGTACagttgtttttatctttataagtGGTAtgaatcatatatttatatgtaccaatattgtttaatttaaagatatttttatattatatatcaataattttatctatatgCTTAACTgcacataaatattaaaattaaaaaaaaaacttaaaataacaaaaaaaaagcttatgcaaaattacttttacttttacataaacTGTCATAACCAGGGTTATTTTGTGAGgaaacaatagaaaataaacctgataaacaatatattggcttaACCGAGGggaatggaaaaaacgttgtgccaacctcaaacaatcgtttaaacacaaaaactattcaaaagagactatgctgtcaaaatatatttgggatttaaaagaaaaaaataaaatttttaatttacaatggTCTATTCTAAAATCTGCCCGTGCCTATAAtaacatttccaaaaaatgtatGCTATGTttgcaagaaaaatttgaaataattactcATTTAAATcaggaaaatttattaaataaaaaatctgaattaatttctaaatgaaGGCACGAAAATAAATACctcttaaataattataaaaacaaatgaccaAATTAAACTATCCCCATTCcaaattaataattactttcttttctaattccaatttaataattactttctGTAACTtcccattaaataaaaaaatatagtaattaaaatttttttataataatttataacttcctgtaaaatatttttttctataaattgaatttttttttgagatttagtAACTCTTCCTGATGATCCAGCAATGGTGAAACTTCAAGTAGaagaaaaagttagtttttttttagaaaaagtattttttactaatttattattgctctgttctttaagaacattgagcactctatttgtaaaatacactaacataatttacatatatatatatatatatatatatatatatatatatatatatatatatatatatatatatatatatatatatatatatatatatatatatatatatatatatatatatatatatatgtatatatatatatatatatatatatatatatatatatatatatatatatatatatatatatatatatatatatatatatatagtggcgGCGTTAGGGTAGGGCCTGGTTGGGCGATGGCCCAGGGCGCCAAATATAAAGGGGCGAAACTAATTGGTTATTTTACCCTTCGCCTTTTTTTTGAAAGGAGTTAAATTGAGCTAGGGGCGCCGTAGAAATCTCGCCCAGGGCGCTGGTAGTGCTAAAAccggcactgtatatatatatatatatatatatatatatatatatatatatatatatatatatatatatatatatatatatatatatatatatatttatatatatatatatatatatatatatatatatatatatatacatatatatatatatatatatatatataaatatatatatatatatatatattatatatatatatatatatatatatatatatatatatatatatatatatatatatatatatatatatgtatatatatatatatatgtatatatatatatatatatatatatatgtatatatatatatataaatataaatatataaatatatctgcGTGTGTGAACTGTTAGAAAAGGGCCAGGGCCGTGCACAGGATTTGGGGGCCCCGAGCATCCTTCAGTTTAGGGGCCCACCCCCTttactccaaaaaaaaaaaaggcctgcttaaatttttttattatattactggaatataagtataattaaatagtcCAGCTGTTGTttcttacaatattatttttcttgtcTTTTGTTTAGCAAACTTTTCAATCACATCATggaaatcaatattttttgctaatagACACTCGATACTCAAAATGGCGAGGTCACTTGTTCGTTCTTGTCCCATAGTTGAGCGCAAAAAATTCTTGATGAGCTTCAATTTACTGAATGAATGCTCACTTGAAGCCACTGTCACTGGAATTGAAGCAAAAATACGCAATGCAATTACTATATTTCTAAAGAGTTCTCCAAGCTTCATTTCagcaattttgtttaataagtcAAATGGGGCAAGAGGTTCCTTTCCAAAATTTGCAGTATGAATTTGTTTTATGTGAAGCAATTCTTCAGTCAGTTCATTTTCGGTCACATCACAAGAATATTTTTGCGAAAAATGTGAGCAAGCACTCTTGATTTCTGCTTCAGTCAGTTTTTGATACTTCCACAAAAAAGAGAATATAGAAAGGATTTCTTGAATTGCTGTGAAACGTGCAGTAAGTCCACCAATTACAGAAccaaaaatgtgataaaaaacCGTTCTCCGAAAAGTTGCCTCCTCTCCTGATTCTGCTTCTGTTAATTCCGTAATTTGTTCATCACCTTTAATTTGCTccccaaaaaaactttttcgtTTCACTTTTCTGTGGATTGGAAATTCAGAGCTGATTTTTGCAACATCTGCAACTAACTTGGCTTCTTCTAAAATTGTAGGCCATTCCTCCCGAACAGATTTGAGTTGACTAATCAATGCTTCAATATTTTCCACCTCAATATCAATAGTTGCTTTTCTTGCCTGAATGACCTGGTTGCAGCGGTCAATCAATGTGAGAACTTTCAGCCAAATTCCAGACATGAGAACACATTTGAAGGAGCTCATATATTTTAGGGCACCTCTAATCTCAGTTTTTGCTTTAGGCGTGAGATTCAAGCTCTTAACTTCTTTCAAAGATTCAATGATTAGGCTCAAGTGATTATAGAAAGGAAGAATGCTGTCAAGTTTCTCAGTCCATCGTGTTCCTGATTGTCCATGCAAAGACACACCGTGAAGTCTCTTTTGCAATATTTCCCAGCGTTGCGGACTAGCAGAAAAGATCGTATATACGGTTTGAACAGTTCCAAAGAAAGTCTCAGCATCTGTACAGCTTGAGGCAGCATTCTGTCCACACAAATTCAATGAATGACAACCACAGTGTGAGAATACAGACAATGGGTTCTTCTTTTGTAGGATTGCTTGAACACCCTTATATTTTCCTGACATGTTGACTCCATTGTCATAGCCTTGGCCACGGCAGtcttcaaaacaaatttttaatgtttccaaAGTTTCCAGAATTAATTCCGCAATATCAGATCCAGTCTTCTTGGCACAATCTGCAAAGATCAAAAACCGctcttcaattaaaaattttccagGTTCTTTTTCATGTACATATCGAATGACAAACGAACTTTGTTCAGTATGGCTCACATCAGGAGTGGCATCaaccataattaaaaaatactttgcatACTTGCACTCTTCTATAATTTGCCTGCGAACTCCAGCTGCACAAAGGCCAATGAATTCATTTTGAGAACGATTTGACAAGTAATGCGCCTGAAGACGTTGACCCTTGTCCTGTGattgtttaacttttatcaCATGTTCCTTAAGAATTGGGTCATAATGCGAAATCAGTTCCAGCAATCCTAAGAAATTTCCATTATGAGAATCTCCAATTAGGTCAGATTTTCCACGAATAGCCAATCCACGCTCACCAAGAAACAGAATCACATCCAAGATTCGTTCCAAGATTTTTCTCCAGGTGTCAGCTTCATTGAGAATTTGGCGATTCATCAAATGTTCAATTGACTGATCAGTTTTCATTCGAGCTTCCAATTCACGCCACTAAATGTAGCATTGTTTATGGATTTTCGAATGCTCATGTTCAGGAATTCGACTGATGAGATTCTTCCACTTCTTTTCATATCCCCATCCTCCAATCATTGCAAGGGATGAAGTCATGTGTGGAAGTTGATTTCTAGGTAAAAATAATCGGCATGGAAAACAAAACAATGCTGTCTTTGCTGGGCTAAATACAAGCCAATCCCGCGAGAAGGATTCCCCATTCGGCATTCTGCTTTTAAAAACTGACATTGGAAATATGTGATTTCCATTATCTTTTGGCATATCCAGTGGGAAAGGAATGTGACCAGCCATGATAAACTTTTCCAGCTGAGAAGGGGAGAAATTTTCTGTTTCAAATACACCAATGTCAAATGGCTGCAACAATGCTGGTCCATCACTGCTAGTGGTCCTTGTAGAAGTATTATCACTAACACTAATTTGACAGTCTTCAAAAGTGGCTAATTTCTCTATACTGCCAGCTCTATTACCAGAAACAGAAGATTGGacactaccagggacgtggtggccCAGTACGAGGGTACGAGGACTTGTATTGGGCCCTGATTCCGGCTCAGGAAACTGGGCCCCCAAAAAGAAACTGGGCCCCCAatccttaaagaaaaaaaatttattttagttctaTAAGTTTCTATCAGGgcattttttacaacattttatttaacttgctTTCACGTTCGTTTTTTTGTTTGGTGTCCGCGCAAAATAAACACTAGGTCAgcggtaataataaaaaaaatacgctAAACTTTAGTTAAgcctaaataaaagaaatcgttaagaaaagtaattaaaacaaacaaaagacgACAAACTTAGTTTAgcgtaaataaataaaatcgctgttgaataataataacaaaaaacgtTGTTGACCTGAAATTAATAGATTTTGTACTGTAAAAAAGTAAGTAATGCTTTAATACTTTACTTATAAGTAGataaagtaaataagtaaaaaaaaattcttatcaacgtagaaaaataaagttgatCGATTTGCTTATCTTGCTCGAGAAAGAGAACGGAAATTTCAAGCTTGATCAAATGAATCAGCTGAACATTGAGCATCTCGGCTAAAAAAACGAAGAGAACGATATGTTAAGGCAAGGGCGACTGAAACAGAAGAAGGTAGAGGCAGACGTATTGCTAAACGAAAAGAATACCGATAACAAGCATTGTAGTGACGAACGATTAAACAATGTCTCCTTTTTATCTGATGAAATTAACCATCCCATCACTGAAAAAAGCgaaaattgttattgaaaagttcaaaacaataaatatataaaatgcatgAATTCATTTGCTCTGCATTGATAAATATGGTTAATATatgtttgataaatataattgtgtgtttaatgaatttttgttattacttacCACTCCCTATTGGAATTTATAAAGagtattactatttataaattccATGGACCGATAGTAGTTATAACTCAAACGAAAGAAACCAATGCCTTGAATTCTATCATAggacatatttttaattttatatttatttgtgtttCAGGTGAAATgaaggagaaaaaaaagaaagaggcAACATGGAAATAAAAATCTGGTGCTgaaaaaaagctcaaaaacGACAACATGAATTGAAAGCAGCTGGTAATGATCCAAAACAATTAAAGTTAACGGCAGCTCTCGTGTCAGTGCAAGTGCCACAAATACAAAGAAAAGCTGGGACATCATATACAGCAACAGAGAATGTAGAATTAGTATCAACATCCATTGTGAATATCACAAGTAAACCTATTATTAAAACAGGGCAAATAACAGAGATTAGTGACTAACCATCTATACAAGACACAGACAATAATCAAGATGACATAACTGCAGCAGATAAAGGAGCAGAACTACAATATTCAGATACATTCAGAAACCGAAACCATGCTGAAACTGAGAGAGTAACTGTAGAAATGGGTAATTATGAAGTGCCTATAACTGCAGCGTCGGACCTAACTCtagcagaaaaaaatattcagaagcAACCAGACAACGTTGTAAATGTCAATGAAAATGATCCAGCTAAATTCCTAGAACTGAAAAATGCAAAGATGATtgataaaaagcaatttattgTATTAGGGCCAAATCAACCAATAAACCATTCAAGGCTATCTAAGTATTACACTGAATCAGTTAAAGTTAATGACATTGAAGTTACGCAGAAAAGGTCATGGCTAACCTATTCTCTATCACTAGACAAAATTTTTTGCACTGTTTGTTTATGCTTTGGACCAAGAGAGGACATAAATTCTTTACGTGATGGGTTTGATAACTGGTCAAACTTAAGTCACATCATAACAAAGCATTGCACCCAGAAAAACCATGGAAATGCTGCAGAAGCTATGGCTCATACATTATCAGACTCCacaattgataaaatattaaatattgaaatcatGAGACATCTGAGCAAAAAACGTAAAGAAGCGGAGAAACTACATCAATACCTAATACGAGTAATTGATGCTATTCGGTATTTGATCGCAGAGAGTATTTCTTTACGTGGAAATGAGGAAGCCAACTTTTACAACAACTCTGAAAAAAGTGAAGTCTTTCAATATGGTGCAGgtaaatttctaaatttgttaaattgacTCAGTCAGCATGATGAGGTACTGAATGAAAAACTTTCAGATATTCGCAGTACTCAAAAACAATCTGCTGGAAGGGGTGCTAGAATTACGTTTCTTTCTAATTATACACAAAACAAACTGATTCATACTATGACACAGATGTCAAGAAGGATATTTCAGAAGAGGTAAAtaattcagtattttttatactatcAGCTGAT
Encoded here:
- the LOC136088161 gene encoding zinc finger MYM-type protein 1-like, which produces MKTDQSIEHLMNRQILNEADTWRKILERILDVILFLGERGLAIRGKSDLIGDSHNGNFLGLLELISHYDPILKEHVIKVKQSQDKGQRLQAHYLSNRSQNEFIGLCAAGVRRQIIEECKYAKYFLIMVDATPDVSHTEQSSFVIRYVHEKEPGKFLIEERFLIFADCAKKTGSDIAELILETLETLKICFEDCRGQGYDNGVNMSGKYKGVQAILQKKNPLSVFSHCGCHSLNLCGQNAASSCTDAETFFGTVQTVYTIFSASPQRWEILQKRLHGVSLHGQSGTRWTEKLDSILPFYNHLSLIIESLKEVKSLNLTPKAKTEIRGALKYMSSFKCVLMSGIWLKVLTLIDRCNQVIQARKATIDIEVENIEALISQLKSVREEWPTILEEAKLVADVAKISSEFPIHRKVKRKSFFGEQIKGDEQITELTEAESGEEATFRRTVFYHIFGSVIGGLTARFTAIQEILSIFSFLWKYQKLTEAEIKSACSHFSQKYSCDVTENELTEELLHIKQIHTANFGKEPLAPFDLLNKIAEMKLGELFRNIVIALRIFASIPVTVASSEHSFSKLKLIKNFLRSTMGQERTSDLAILSIECLLAKNIDFHDVIEKFAKQKTRKIIL